CCAACACTCCTTGCGGTGACATTTTGTCTGCTGGCGTATTTTTTACCAACCCTGACCAAAACATTATCCGTCTCGACGGTGATGTTTAGTTTTTTTATCTTCGTGTTGATTTACATCTTCGCTGAGAGTGTCTTTAGAGGACAAGTCGCCGGTGAATTACTCACTGTCACATTGAAATTGACAGGCATCCTCACGATCGGTTGGGCATTGGGATACCATCTGATTTTGCTCCGAAATTCCGGAGCGATCGGTATGCATCTCTGTTTCTTGTTAGCTGGAACGATTTGGTGCGGGGACACGGGGGCCTATCTCGTTGGGAGGGCGATGGGCAAACACACTCTCGGCACACCACTCAGTCCACGGAAAACCATCGAAGGGACTATCGGTGGGCTGGTTGTAGGCACGTTGGTCGGTTTTACACTCTGCGCAGTTCTCCTAAAAGGGACAATCTCTTTAGTACACGCCGCAATCATCGGATTGTTGTTGACCCTCTTGGGACAACTTGGCGATCTCAGCGTATCACTTATGAAACGGACCGCTGGTGTTAAGGATTCCGGGGATGTAATTCCAGGGCATGGCGGATTCCTCGATAGATGTGACAGCCTGATTTTCAGCGCACCCGTCCTCTATTATTATCTAAAACTCACGGGACATTTGGCTTAAGGGGTAATAGCAGGTAGCGAACCGCAAATAGCAAATCGCGAACTGCTAACAGCGATTAGCAAATCATGAAGCAAATTGCCATACTCGGTAGCACGGGATCTATTGGGAAAAACGCCCTTCGCGTCGTTGATACACATCCTGATGAATTTAAAGTCGTCGGCCTCGCAGCGAACCGGGACATTGATACGCTTGAACAGCAGATTCGGCACTACCACCCCGAATTAGCCGCACTCAACGAACCAACCGCAGCAGCACAGCTCCGCGAACGTATTCGGGATCTCAATCGGACACAGGTACTCGCCGGGACCCAAGGACTTCAAGCCGTAGCAACGATGGCACAAGCCGAACAAGTCTTAGATGGGATGGGCGGGAGTGCTGGCTTGCTACCAACGCTGGCAGCGATCGACGCTGGTAAAGACATCGCTTTCGTCAATAAAGAGGTCATGGTGATGGCAGGTGCGCTCGTCAACGCCGCTGTCGAAGCAAACGATGTTAACTTGATACCCATTGATGGCGAAATGAGTGCCATCTTCCAATGCTTGGAAGGGGCGCGGGAACGACAGGCAGAGATACATCGACTCTTAATTACGGCATCAGGCGGACCCTTTCGCACAGCACCCAAGGAGACACTCTATTCTGTAACACCGCAACAGGCACTTCAACACCCAAATTGGAAAATGGGACAGAAGATCACTATCGATTCTGCAACGATGATGAATAAGGGACTGGAAGTCATCGAAGCGAAATGGTTGTTTGATATAGAACTCTCAAAAATTGAGGTCGTGGTCCATCCAGAGAGTATCGTTCATTCCATGGTCGAATGGACAGACGGCTCCACAATCGCACAACTCGGACCCACGGATATGCGGATTATGATTCAATATGCACTCACCTATCCAAGGAGGCTCTCCGCACCCGTGCCACGCTTGGATTTACAGGAGAACCGAACGCTACATTTTGAACCCGTTGACTTCGAGAAATTTCCGTGCCTCTCTCTCGCATACAATGCCGCTGAAGTCGGCGGCACACTTCCCGTCGTATTGAGCAGTGCAGACGAAATCGTAGTTGAGGCTTTTCTTAACACGCATATCGGTTTTATGGATATACCCGCAATCCTCGCACGTGTGATGGATAAACATACTGTCATCGCAAATCCAACGCTTTCGGACATCCTTGAGGTCGATCGTTGGGCAAAATCAACAGCAAACTCACTCATAAAAAATAACAGACAACCTAAAAAAACAACCGTCAGCCATCAGTAATCAGCGATCAGCACAAGAAAGTTTCCTGACTGCTGACTGCTGACCGCTAAAAAGGGGCAATAGACATTATGCAATTCTTGATCGACCTTCTCTTTTCAATACTCCCATACATCAAAACGATCTTTCTTGCGATAATCCCACTCGGGTTCATCATTTTTATTCATGAACTCGGGCACTTCTATGCAGCGAAGCGGTGTGGGATTAAGGTCAATACCTTCTCCCTCGGCTTCGGTCCGAAACTCATCGGGATTCAACGCGGAGAGACAGAATACCGGATATCCTTGTTACCCTTCGGCGGCTACGTTCAGATGGAAGGCGAGAGCCCAACCGAACAAACCGGCGCGGAAGGTGAATTTGCAAGCGCGTCCCTCGGAGATCGGGCATTTGTTGTCGCTGCGGGACCAGCGGTTAACCTCATATTCGGCATACTCGTATACTGGCTCGTCTTTGCCACGGGAATCAACTCGGACTCCGCACGGCTGATCGGTGGGTTGACAGGACAAACGCTCGGGACAAAAGAACCCATCCAGATCGGTGGAATCGCTCCTGAAGGCGCAGGTGCTAAAGCCGGGCTCATGCCCGGAGATACTGTTCTTGCTGTCAATGGCGATCCTATCACACATTGGGCAGTGTTTCATACCCGTATCTTGACGAGTGCTGATAGAGAACTGGAAGTCCTCGTGGAACGAGATGGCACCCATCGAACCCTTTACGTCACACCTGAAGCCGTGCCAAGTACAAGGGGCGACATAGGGATCATTAAGGTAAGTGCAAAAGATAAAACGGTCGTTCGAGACATCGCTGATGGAAGCCTCGCTGCGCAAGCCGGTGTCCAAGTCGGCGACCTCATTGAGACCATCAATGGCGAACCGATCCATAATGTTCCATACTTCGGCTACGGGATCTGGCACCCATCGGCAGACTGGAGCGCGGAAAAGCGTCAGGCACTTTATCAGCACATCAATGAAAACGAACAGTCTGTGATGCTCGGCATTCGCCGCGGTGATGAAGCACGCACAATCGAAATGCCGGTTCATTGGAGTACGATCGCAAGCGTTCAAGAGAATAGTATCGCTGCAAAAGCCGGGATTCAGAATGGAGACGTACTCGCCACTCTTAACGGTGAACCGATAGACAACACCACGCTCTATTCACAACTCAACACTATGACGAGAGAGCCGATTGTCCTGAATCTCATCCACGACGGAAACCTAATAGAGGTATCCCTTGTAGATGAGTTTCAAATTTCAGACCCAGACGCACCACCCTTTGGATTGGCGTGGCAAACGGCTCTCAGTGGCATACAATTCACGGCGCAAACACCACCACTGCCAGAATATGATTTTTTTGCATCACTCGGAAAAGGGGTCGAGGCAACGTGGCTGACCTTTACAACCGTAGGCAGAACACTGCAACAACTAATAGGCGGTGAAGTTTCACCGAAACACCTCGCCGGTCCGATCGGAATCGCGAACGCAACAAGCCGCATGTTTGAAAGAGTCGGTTTAAGCAGCGTTCTTTTCTTTATTGGGTTTATTAGCATCAACCTTTGCATCGTCAACCTCTTACCGATTCCAATCGCAGATGGTGGACAGCTCCTATTTTTCACCGTTGAGAAAATCTGTGGCAAACCGATGCCTCGCAAAGCACAAGAGATTGTCCAACAGGTTAGCATTGTGCTCCTGATTGCTCTTTTTCTCTATATCACTTGGTTTGATGGCATCTCTCTGATTCACGACCTGCAGAATTAATTTATAGGCAAAAAATGGATAGGGATGATCTCAGAAAAGATTACATACAACTCATTGCAAGTGTGAGGGAATACGTGGAAGAACAACTTCAACTCGGTTTCACAGAATTAGAAGAAAACGAACCTGAACACGATTCGCCTTATGCAGACTTCGACCTATCGGCGTTGACTGCCGATGCCGAGAATTGCGTAAAGTGTCCGTTACACGAGACACGGACGAAGGTCGTTTTCGGGGTCGGAAACCCAAACGCCGATCTCATGTTCATCGGTGAAGCACCGGGAGCAGATGAAGACAGGCAGGGCGAGCCTTTTGTGGGTAGAGCCGGGCAACTATTGACCCAAATTATTGAGGCAGGCATGAAAATTAAACGCTCAGAGGTATACATCGCCAATGTGCTGAAGTGCCGTCCACCGGGGAACAGGAATCCGCAACCCGTTGAGGTCGAAACTTGTAGTCCTTATTTAATTCGCCAAATAGAACTTGTTCAACCCAAGGTCATCGTCGCACTCGGTAGTTTCGCCGCACAGATGTTACTGGGTACAAAAACCGGTATTACCAGACTTCGCGGTGAATTCCATGCCTGTAATGTTCCTGGATTGCGTGTTCCGCCACACAGAACGCCGCCAGTCATTATGCCGACTTACCATCCCGCGTACCTCCTCAGGAATCCGGGTGCCAAACGCGAGGTATGGGAAGACGTTCAAAAGGTAATGGCTCGTCTGGAAACGCCATAAAATCGAGGGTTCATCTAAAAATATGGACTACGTGAACGTTGCTTTTCCGTTATCAGTCAATCAGGTTTTTACCTACGGCGTGCCGTCTCAGCTCGATACAGTTTTGCAGCCCGGCGTCCGAGTCTTAGCACCGTTTCGTAGAACGCATGAGGAAGGAGTCGTCGTTGAACGTATCAAGGAAACAGATCTTGATCCGGACGTTATCAAAGACATCTCCGACTGCCTCGATGAGACCCCTACATTTTCTTCTGAGATGCTCACGCTCACCAGGTGGATGGCGGATTACTACGTCTCCTCATGGGGAGCAGCCCTTTTTTCTGCCGTGCCAGCCGCAGTGCGTAGCCAAAGGCAGCAACGCGTACGCCTTATACCTGAAGCACCAAAACCGCGGGGTAAAATCCAAAAAGCACTCGTCTCTACTTTGGAAGCAGAGGGTGAGCTTTCACCCAATCAACTTGCCCGACGCATCGGTTTAAGCGAGCGAGAACTCCGTCCAAGGATTACTGCCCTCCGTGAAAAAGGTGTTGTAGATGTCCAGGTTACCCACAAACCGAAAGCGACCGCGCAGGTAACCCAAGTCGCGAGTTTAGCCTTACCAGACACCGATATTAAAGCAGAGATCGCCGAACTTAAAAGCCACGCAAATACTGATAGCAGTGTATCTGCATCGTCTGCAAGTAGACCCCGTATCGCTGCCACGAAGCACGCTGCGATCCTGCAACTCTTGCTCAACGAAGCTGTTCCTTTAGCAACAGCAGAACTTATGAAACGGGTAAACACTGGTATTTCTATACTCCGCACGCTCGAAAGACGTGGATTTATCCATATTAAACCTGCGCAAGTCGTTCGTAATCCCCTAAATGCTGAACCGATTGCGCCGACCCAACCCCTGCTGCTGACTGCAGAACAGTTAAGGGCATTTTTGGAAATTCGACATGCACTCGCGTCCCAAGCTCAGAACAAAGCCGAACACCCGCCGACTTTTCTCCTGCACGGCGTGACCGGTAGCGGAAAAACGGAGGTGTACATGCAGGCGATGGCGGATATCCTCAAAAACGGAAAATCGGTCATCGTCCTGGTCCCAGAAATCTCGCTGACACCGCAAACTGCGTCTCGGTTCGTCGGGCGTTTTGGCGAACAGGTCGCTATCCTCCACAGTCGCTTGAGTAACGGCGAACGCTACGACCAATGGCACCGTATCCAGAGAGGCGAAGCCAGTATTGTAATTGGACCGCGCTCTGCTGTCTTCGCACCCGTCAAAAATCTCGGATTGTTGGTTATAGATGAGGAGCATTCGGACTCTTACAAATCCGATACCGCACCGCGTTATCACGCGCGAGAGGTAGCACAAAAACGGAGTGAACTCGCAAACTGTCCCGTCCTACTTGGAAGTGCAACCCCGGCACTTGAGAGTTTTCATCTCGCAAAAAATGGAAGTTACCGACTCCTCAACTTACCGACGCGTGTTCTCGACAGAAAGATGCCCGAGGTCCATATCGTCGATATGCGACGCGAATTGAAGAAGGGCAACCGCACGATCTTCTCCGATCTGCTCCGAAGCGCAATGGAGCAATGTCTTGTCCGGCGAGAACAGATTATCCTGTTTCTCAATCGGCGCGGACATTCTACCTACGTTTTCTGTCGAACCTGTGGGTATGTCGAACAGTGCAACAACTGCTCTATCTCAATGACGTTTCACTTTGAGAGCAAGCAACTTATCTGTCACCACTGCGGCGATAAACGTCCAAACCAGACAACGTGTCCACAGTGTGGCAGTCCTGCCATTCGCTATTTTGGACTCGGCACAGAATCTGTCGAGCAGGAGGTACGGAAAGCCTTTCCAAAAGCCAACATACAACGGTTTGATGCTGATTCGACGGCTCGGAAAAACGCACATCAGCAAATCTTAGAGGCATTTGAAGGTCAAAAAATAGACATTCTCATAGGCACACAGATGGTCTCGAAAGGATTAGACTTCCCAAACGTTACACTTGTCGGGGTCATTGCTGCTGATACCGCACTGAACTTGCCTGACTTCCGAGCCGGTGAACAGACCTTCAGTTTACTAACGCAGGTCGCAGGACGTTCTGGACGCGCCGAACTCGAAGGCAAAGTCGTCATACAGACCTATATGCCTGAGCATTACTGCATCGCAGCCGCACAGAAACATGATTACGACGGTTTTTATTCCCAAGAACTCGAAGCGCGGAATGCCTTCCGATACCCGCCATTTTCACACGTCGCAACACTCTTACTCCGCGGTAAAAATGAGAAAGAGGTTATAGACACTGCGCACACCGTGCAGGAGCATCTCGAAACCTGGCAGACGGATCACGGAGCAAGCCCACATCCTGTGGAAATCCTCGGTCCCGCACCGGCACCGCTCTCGAAAATTGAGGGGAAATTTCGGTGGCATTTCTTGCTCCGAAGCAACGCCGTTGAAAAAATAAGTCAACTTCTTAGGTACCTAACGCACGAGCCACCCGTCACAATTAAATCAAACGCAGTTGAACTTGTGATTGACATCGATCCAACAAATACACTATGATAGTTATCAGTCAACCAACAACTAACAACCATTAAAAAGGAATTAATTATAAATGGGCAACCGGATATTTGATAAACTCGCCGACTCGGAGTTGCTTGCACGCAGCCCGATCCTCGTCTTCGCCGCGGACCCACTCGCATCCGCTGGGATTCAAGGACTCGGACAAGTGCAACACCCTAAACCTCACTACCGAACACACGCTGAGTTTTTGCAACTTCAACGCGACCTCGCCGCTGATGGACAGTTAGATGGACTCTTGATGACCCCGGCTGATGCAGAAACCCTCGCACTCGAAGAGAACCTGTTTGAAAGCACACCGATTACACCGATCGTCCGAATGAACTCAGAAACAGCCATCTGGAACCCACGGTTCGGGGTCTATACCTCGCGGCTGTCGATGCCATTTCAGACGGTCTTCCCTGAAGACATGCAACGCTATTGCGAGGCATTGATCGGGCCCGCACTTGAATGCCGAGTTAACCTGGGGTTGTACTCCATCACACTCAACAACGACCCGATCGCTGATGAGCGGATGCTACAGGCATATATACAGTTTGCACACGTTGTTGGTGAGATTGAGGGTTTTGACCATCTATTAGAGGTATTTTTACCAAACATTAAATTACCAGGAATGGACGATGAAAAACGGGGTATGTACGTCGCCGACTCCATTGTTCGCACGATGAGTTACCTCCGCAAACACCAGCGTCCGCGCTTTATCAAAACCGCCTACACAGCATCAGAGGTCTGGAGTGAGTTATGCCAATTTGATACCACATTGGTCATCGGTGCCTTAGGTGGACCTCGACAAAACGCACGTAGCACATTTGCTTTGGCGCACAACGTTGTCAGCAATGGGGGACGCGCAATCCTATTTGGACGGACTATCTTCGGTGAGGACGCACCTGTCGGCTTCGTGCAATGTCTCCGACGGGTCCTTGATGGCGAATTGGAGCCGCAAGATGCCCATGCGGAATATCAAAAAATCCTCCGATCGCGGCTATAACCCCGAGGTCTCTAAATGCCAGAACGCGCCTCAGAGAAACCGCGTATCCTTCTTTTACTTCCGACGCGAACCTACCGAGCAACCGATTTTCTCGCTGCCGCTATGAAACTCAATGTAGAGGTAGTCGTTGCCTCAGAGGAAGCCGCTACAACCGCAGATGTATCGCCTCGCGATTCGCTTGTGTTTGATTTCAGTACGCCAATCGCCGCAACACAGACGATCACCGAATTTGCTGAAACACATCCAATCACTGCCATCGTCGGCGTTGATGACGATACCACCTTGCTCGCTACAATTGCAGCAGCGACACTCGGACTTCCACACAACCCCATTGAATCTGCCAAAGCCACGCGCAATAAGTACCGCTTACGGCAGACACTTGCAAAAGGGGGTGTTTCATGTCCAAGGTTCAGACGTTTCTCAATCCATGACGATCTTATCAAAATCACTAACAACGTTGATTTTCCGTGTGTTATTAAACCGCTCTCTCTATCTGCAAGCCGCGGAGTCATTCGAGCGGACGCGCCGTGTGAA
The sequence above is drawn from the Candidatus Poribacteria bacterium genome and encodes:
- the priA gene encoding primosomal protein N'; translated protein: MDYVNVAFPLSVNQVFTYGVPSQLDTVLQPGVRVLAPFRRTHEEGVVVERIKETDLDPDVIKDISDCLDETPTFSSEMLTLTRWMADYYVSSWGAALFSAVPAAVRSQRQQRVRLIPEAPKPRGKIQKALVSTLEAEGELSPNQLARRIGLSERELRPRITALREKGVVDVQVTHKPKATAQVTQVASLALPDTDIKAEIAELKSHANTDSSVSASSASRPRIAATKHAAILQLLLNEAVPLATAELMKRVNTGISILRTLERRGFIHIKPAQVVRNPLNAEPIAPTQPLLLTAEQLRAFLEIRHALASQAQNKAEHPPTFLLHGVTGSGKTEVYMQAMADILKNGKSVIVLVPEISLTPQTASRFVGRFGEQVAILHSRLSNGERYDQWHRIQRGEASIVIGPRSAVFAPVKNLGLLVIDEEHSDSYKSDTAPRYHAREVAQKRSELANCPVLLGSATPALESFHLAKNGSYRLLNLPTRVLDRKMPEVHIVDMRRELKKGNRTIFSDLLRSAMEQCLVRREQIILFLNRRGHSTYVFCRTCGYVEQCNNCSISMTFHFESKQLICHHCGDKRPNQTTCPQCGSPAIRYFGLGTESVEQEVRKAFPKANIQRFDADSTARKNAHQQILEAFEGQKIDILIGTQMVSKGLDFPNVTLVGVIAADTALNLPDFRAGEQTFSLLTQVAGRSGRAELEGKVVIQTYMPEHYCIAAAQKHDYDGFYSQELEARNAFRYPPFSHVATLLLRGKNEKEVIDTAHTVQEHLETWQTDHGASPHPVEILGPAPAPLSKIEGKFRWHFLLRSNAVEKISQLLRYLTHEPPVTIKSNAVELVIDIDPTNTL
- a CDS encoding phosphatidate cytidylyltransferase, giving the protein MFWRRALSVVVLLPLVLLIVYQGDWLYLLLIAITVLMMQVEYCRLAQHFAEKLNLVMPTLLAVTFCLLAYFLPTLTKTLSVSTVMFSFFIFVLIYIFAESVFRGQVAGELLTVTLKLTGILTIGWALGYHLILLRNSGAIGMHLCFLLAGTIWCGDTGAYLVGRAMGKHTLGTPLSPRKTIEGTIGGLVVGTLVGFTLCAVLLKGTISLVHAAIIGLLLTLLGQLGDLSVSLMKRTAGVKDSGDVIPGHGGFLDRCDSLIFSAPVLYYYLKLTGHLA
- a CDS encoding uracil-DNA glycosylase; protein product: MDRDDLRKDYIQLIASVREYVEEQLQLGFTELEENEPEHDSPYADFDLSALTADAENCVKCPLHETRTKVVFGVGNPNADLMFIGEAPGADEDRQGEPFVGRAGQLLTQIIEAGMKIKRSEVYIANVLKCRPPGNRNPQPVEVETCSPYLIRQIELVQPKVIVALGSFAAQMLLGTKTGITRLRGEFHACNVPGLRVPPHRTPPVIMPTYHPAYLLRNPGAKREVWEDVQKVMARLETP
- a CDS encoding 1-deoxy-D-xylulose-5-phosphate reductoisomerase — encoded protein: MKQIAILGSTGSIGKNALRVVDTHPDEFKVVGLAANRDIDTLEQQIRHYHPELAALNEPTAAAQLRERIRDLNRTQVLAGTQGLQAVATMAQAEQVLDGMGGSAGLLPTLAAIDAGKDIAFVNKEVMVMAGALVNAAVEANDVNLIPIDGEMSAIFQCLEGARERQAEIHRLLITASGGPFRTAPKETLYSVTPQQALQHPNWKMGQKITIDSATMMNKGLEVIEAKWLFDIELSKIEVVVHPESIVHSMVEWTDGSTIAQLGPTDMRIMIQYALTYPRRLSAPVPRLDLQENRTLHFEPVDFEKFPCLSLAYNAAEVGGTLPVVLSSADEIVVEAFLNTHIGFMDIPAILARVMDKHTVIANPTLSDILEVDRWAKSTANSLIKNNRQPKKTTVSHQ
- the rseP gene encoding RIP metalloprotease RseP, whose amino-acid sequence is MQFLIDLLFSILPYIKTIFLAIIPLGFIIFIHELGHFYAAKRCGIKVNTFSLGFGPKLIGIQRGETEYRISLLPFGGYVQMEGESPTEQTGAEGEFASASLGDRAFVVAAGPAVNLIFGILVYWLVFATGINSDSARLIGGLTGQTLGTKEPIQIGGIAPEGAGAKAGLMPGDTVLAVNGDPITHWAVFHTRILTSADRELEVLVERDGTHRTLYVTPEAVPSTRGDIGIIKVSAKDKTVVRDIADGSLAAQAGVQVGDLIETINGEPIHNVPYFGYGIWHPSADWSAEKRQALYQHINENEQSVMLGIRRGDEARTIEMPVHWSTIASVQENSIAAKAGIQNGDVLATLNGEPIDNTTLYSQLNTMTREPIVLNLIHDGNLIEVSLVDEFQISDPDAPPFGLAWQTALSGIQFTAQTPPLPEYDFFASLGKGVEATWLTFTTVGRTLQQLIGGEVSPKHLAGPIGIANATSRMFERVGLSSVLFFIGFISINLCIVNLLPIPIADGGQLLFFTVEKICGKPMPRKAQEIVQQVSIVLLIALFLYITWFDGISLIHDLQN